Proteins from a genomic interval of Gossypium hirsutum isolate 1008001.06 chromosome A09, Gossypium_hirsutum_v2.1, whole genome shotgun sequence:
- the LOC107889898 gene encoding alkane hydroxylase MAH1-like: MNLVATCDPANARYVMSCNFDNFPKGPEFKQMFDILGDGIFNSDMDLWKNQRITAQGFMRHHHFHQFLLRTIRDKVEMGLMPIIDHAAKHGLVINLEDIFRRFTFDSACILVTGYDPSCLSLELPQVLFSKAVDYFEQAILYRHVRPRSFTKLQKWLNIGQEGKYKKSWKVLDDVLAEYTCQKRKEANKLNQELVSVDGVDLLTSYITEKESTGLICDDKFLRDTALNMIIVAKDTTSTALTWFTWLVSKHPILDNKIIEELE, from the coding sequence ATGAACTTGGTGGCGACATGTGACCCTGCCAATGCTCGCTACGTTATGAGTTGCAACTTTGACAACTTCCCCAAAGGGCCTGAATTCAAGCAGATGTTTGATATCTTAGGAGACGGGATTTTCAACTCCGACATGGATTTGTGGAAAAACCAGCGGATAACAGCTCAAGGATTCATGAGACATCACCATTTCCACCAATTCTTGTTGAGGACTATCCGAGACAAGGTGGAAATGGGGCTGATGCCCATCATTGACCATGCTGCTAAACATGGCTTGGTCATCAACTTAGAAGACATTTTTCGAAGGTTCACGTTTGATTCTGCATGCATCTTGGTTACCGGCTATGATCCTAGTTGCCTCTCCCTTGAACTCCCTCAAGTTCTTTTCTCCAAGGCCGTGGATTATTTCGAGCAAGCAATACTTTATCGGCATGTTAGACCACGAAGCTTTACTAAGTTGCAGAAGTGGTTGAACATAGGACAAGAAGGGAAATACAAGAAGTCATGGAAAGTTCTTGATGATGTATTAGCTGAATATACatgtcagaaaagaaaagaagcgAACAAGCTGAACCAGGAGTTGGTATCAGTAGATGGTGTGGATCTATTAACATCATACATAACTGAAAAGGAATCAACAGGTTTGATATGTGATGATAAGTTCTTGAGAGACACCGCTTTGAATATGATAATTGTTGCGAAGGACACGACGAGCACTGCTCTTACTTGGTTCACTTGGCTGGTTTCCAAGCATCCAATACTGGACAACAAGATCATAGAAGAACTTGAATAA